DNA sequence from the bacterium genome:
CCGTTGATGCTGATGATCACGTCGTAGGGCTGCAGGCCGGCCTTGGCGGCGGGCGAGCCGGAGATCACGTCGCGCACCACGAAGCCGTCGGTGCTCGGCAGGTTCAGCGACTGGGCGATCAGCTCGTTGACCTCCACGATGCCGAAGCCGACGTAGGCGCGCCGGAAGTAGCCGAAATCGCGGACCTCGCGGATGATCCACTGCGCCCGCGCGATGGGCACGGCGAAACCCAGGCCGATGCTGCCGCCGCTCTCGGTGAAGATGAAGGTGTTGATGCCGATCACCTCGCCGCGGCTGTTGACCAGGGGGCCGCCGCTGTTGCCGGGATTGATGGCGGCGTCGGTCTGGATCATGCCCAGGAAGGCCTGGCCCTCGCTGTTGGTGTTCTTGATGTCGCGGTTCAGGGCGCTGATCACGCCGATGGTGACGGTCGGCTGGGTGTCGGCCAGCAGGTAGCCGAAGGGCGAACCGATGGCGATGGCCCACTCGCCTATGTACAGATCGTCGCCGGGATCGGCCAGGGTCGCCACGGGCAGGTCCGCGGGCGGCTCCACGAGCTGGATCAGGGCCAGATCCCAGGTGGGCACCTTCTCCAGCACCCGGGCGCTGTACTGGCGGCCGTCGTTCAGCGCCACCACCAGCTCGTCGGCACTCTCGACCACGTGCACGTTGGTCAGGATGAAACCGTCGTCGGAGACGACCACGCCGGAGCCCATGCTGGCCACGTCCTGCCGGAAGGCGCGCTGGGGGAACATCCCCGGGTAGAAACGCTCGAAGTATTCCCAACCGCGCGGTACGAGGCTGCGCGTGACGGTGCGGTGCTGGATAGCGTTGATGCTGACCACCGCCGGCGAGACCCTCTCGGTGGCGCGCACGATGGCGTTGCGCCGGCCGAAACCGCTGGTCTCGGACAAACCGGGCTCCGCCACCTCCCTCACCACGATCGTGTCGCGGGCGCCGACGCCGGTCGCGACGGCGCGGGGAGCCGAGCGCCAGCCGATGACGTACGCCGCGCCCAGGAGCAGGCCGAAGAGCACGCCGATGACGATGCCGGTCCAGACGGGAGCTTTCCTCAACACGATCCTCCAGAGTCAGCCGGATACGGGCCGCACCACGCGGCCGGCATCCTCCTACAAGTCAGCCCTGGAGCTTGTTCCAGTCCGCCATGAAGGCGTCCATCCCCTTGTCCGTCAGCGGATGGCCCACGAGCTGCCTGATGACCTTGTGGGGGATGGTCGCGATGTCCGCGCCCAGCAGCGCCGACTGCACCACGTGCAGGGGATGCCGAACGCTGGCCACGATGACCTCGGTGGGATATTCGTAGTTCTCGTAGATCTCCACGATATCCTCGATGAGCTGCATGCCGTCCTGGCTGACGTCGTCGAGCCGGCCCACGAAGGGCGAGATGTAGGCGGCGCCGGCCTTGGCCATCAGCAGCGCCTGGCTGGACGAGAAGCAGAGGGTGGCGTTGACCGGGATGTCCTCTTCGCTCAGGGCGCGGGTCGCCTTCAGGCCCTCCAGCGTGGTGGGGATCTTGACGACCATGTGCTCGCTGAGGCCGGCCAGGCGGCGGCCCTCCTCGATCATGCCGGCGGTGTCCAGGGCCACTACCTCGCCGCTGACCGGCCCCTGCACGATGTCGCAGATCTCCTTGAGCAGGGCGTCGGTGTCCCGGCGTCCGGCCCTGGCCATCAGGCTGGGGTTGGTGGTTACGCCGTCGAGCACGCCCATGGACAGGGCGTCGCGGATCTCGTCCAGGTCGGCGGTATCGATGAAGAACTTCATGGCGTCTCCTTCAGCGTTCAACGCCGGGATCGTCGCCCGGATCGGTGTAGGCGGGGTCGTCCAGCTGCTGCGGATAACCCACCGCCGCGAGGTAGAGCCCGTGGGGCGGCGCCATGCTGCCCGCGGCGCGCCGGTCGCGAGCCGTCAGGATGGCGATCATGTCCGCGGGCTCCCGTTGCCCGCACCCGACCTCCACGAGGGTGCCGACCAGCGTCCGCACCATGTGGTGCAGGAAACGGTCGGCCCGGATCTGGAAGATAGCCGAGTCGTCGGCCCAGTCAAAGCGGCAAAGCCGCACGTCGCAGCGGTTGTTCTCCCTCAACGACGCGGTCTTGCAGAAACTGCTGAAATCCCGCTCGCCGGGCACGTGAGCCGCGGCGGCGTCCAGGGCCGCGCGGTCGAGATCCCGGTTCACCTGCCATTCGGCGCGACGGCGGAAGATGTCGCGCCGGAAACCCAGCCGGTACGCGTAGTGCCGCCAGCGCGCCGAGAAGCGGGCGTCGAACGACGGCGACACCTCGCGCACCGCGCGGATGTCCAGGTCCCCGGGCGCCATGGCGGACAGGGCGCGGCAAACGCGCTGCGCCTCGTCGGTATTCAAGCCGGCCACGTGGGCCACCTGGCCGAGGGCGTGCACGCCGGCGTCGGTGCGTCCCGCACCGGTGGGCACGGCCCCGCGTCCCAGCAGCTTCGCGAGCAGCCGCGACAGCTCGCCCTGGACGGTGCGCAGTCCCGGCTGGATCTGCCAGCCGTGGAAATCGGTCCCGTCGTAGGCCAGGTCGATGCGCACGGTGCGGGACATCTCAGCGGCCCGCCCCGCCCGCCGCGACCAGACGCTCGGCGATCTGCACCGCGTTCAGGGCCGCGCCCTTGCGCAGGTTGTCGGCCACCACCCAGAGCAGCAGCACGTCGTCGCGGCCCGGCTCGGTGCGCACGCGCCCCACGAAGACGTCGTCCTCCCCGCTCGCGCCGAGGGCCGTGCGGTAGCCGTGCGGCGAATCCGCCACCTGGAGGCCGGGCATCGCGCGCAGGGCGGCCAGGGCGGCGTCACGGTCCACGGGGCGCTCGAACACGGCGCGGATGGACGCCGAGTGGCCGTTCCAGACGGGCACCCGCGTCGCCAGGCAGGTCACGGCCAGCTCCGGCCGGCCGAGGATCTTGCGCATCTCGCGCACGACCTTCTCCTCCTCGGCGAAGGAGCCGTCAGCCACGGGCGCGCCGATCTCCGGCACGGCGTTGAAGGCGATCTGGCGGGGGAAGATGCCGCCGGTGACGTCCTCTTCCCGGCTCGGTCCCGACGCGCCGTGCAGCCGGGGCAGGCAGAGGCGCAGCTGTTCCTCCAGCGCGCTGCGGGCGCGTCCCCCCGCGCCCGAGACGGACTGCAGGGTGGTCACGTGGCAGGCTTTCATGCCGAAGGCGTCGTGCAGGGGGGCCAGGGCCATGACCACCTGGATGGTCGAGCAGTTGGGATTGGCGACGATGCGCCCGGGCGGCGGCAGTTCGCGGGCGTTGATCTCGGGCACGACCAGCGGTACGTCGTCGTCCATGCGAAAGGCGGTCGAGTTGTCGACGACCCAGGCGCCCTGCGCGGCGAAGCGGGCGGCGTATTCGCGGCTGGCCGCGGCGCCCGCGCTGAACAGGGCCACCGACAGGCCGCCGAGCTCCGCGGAGGCCGCATCCCGGCAGGTGAGCGTCTCCCCCCGGAAGGCGAGCTGCTTGCCGGCGGAGCGCTCGCTGACCAGCAGCAGCGGCGGTTCGTCTACCCAGGCGCGCGCCGCCAGGAGGTCCAGCATGGCCCTGCCCACGAGTCCCGTGGCGCCGAGTATCGCGGTTCGCATTCCCTTCCCTCGCCTTCGCGCATGACGGTGCAGACTTGCCACGTCAGTCTAGCAGCGGCGCGGCGGGGGGTCAAAGCCTGCGCGTGGACAGCCAAGGCGACCGATGCTATGGTCACGGACACGTCAACCGGGGAGAGGGCCCGATGCGCGGATACGGACCGGCAGGAATCATCACGACGGGCGCGCTGGCCGTCGCGGCGCTCGGCGCATTGCTCGCGACGGGTTGCGCCCCGCCTGAGCGGAGACAGTCGTCCCGCGAGGCGCTCGCCCGCTGGGAGGACCGGCGCCTGGCCGACACCGATTCGCTGGTGGCGATGCTGTCGGACGACGACGCCCACGTCCGCCGCGCCGCCCTGGGCGCCGCCGGCCGGATCGGCCGCGCCGACGTGTTGCGCGAGGTGATCGCGAGACTGGACGATCCCAGCGATGCGGTGCGGATCGCCGCGGCCGAAGCCCTGGGCTTCATGGGCGACGCCGACGCCGTCGGACCCCTCGTCGATCTGCTGAAGGACGACCGGGCTCCCCTGCGCGAAGCCGCGCTCTTCGCCCTGGCCCGCCTGCCCCACGACGGCCGGTCCCTGGTGGAGACGGCCCTGTAC
Encoded proteins:
- a CDS encoding trypsin-like peptidase domain-containing protein, translated to MRKAPVWTGIVIGVLFGLLLGAAYVIGWRSAPRAVATGVGARDTIVVREVAEPGLSETSGFGRRNAIVRATERVSPAVVSINAIQHRTVTRSLVPRGWEYFERFYPGMFPQRAFRQDVASMGSGVVVSDDGFILTNVHVVESADELVVALNDGRQYSARVLEKVPTWDLALIQLVEPPADLPVATLADPGDDLYIGEWAIAIGSPFGYLLADTQPTVTIGVISALNRDIKNTNSEGQAFLGMIQTDAAINPGNSGGPLVNSRGEVIGINTFIFTESGGSIGLGFAVPIARAQWIIREVRDFGYFRRAYVGFGIVEVNELIAQSLNLPSTDGFVVRDVISGSPAAKAGLQPYDVIISINGVALNDADTFNRLVYEAKVGTQLEFMAYREGKEFAGTIVLEEDPRRRE
- the fsa gene encoding fructose-6-phosphate aldolase; this encodes MKFFIDTADLDEIRDALSMGVLDGVTTNPSLMARAGRRDTDALLKEICDIVQGPVSGEVVALDTAGMIEEGRRLAGLSEHMVVKIPTTLEGLKATRALSEEDIPVNATLCFSSSQALLMAKAGAAYISPFVGRLDDVSQDGMQLIEDIVEIYENYEYPTEVIVASVRHPLHVVQSALLGADIATIPHKVIRQLVGHPLTDKGMDAFMADWNKLQG
- the truA gene encoding tRNA pseudouridine(38-40) synthase TruA: MSRTVRIDLAYDGTDFHGWQIQPGLRTVQGELSRLLAKLLGRGAVPTGAGRTDAGVHALGQVAHVAGLNTDEAQRVCRALSAMAPGDLDIRAVREVSPSFDARFSARWRHYAYRLGFRRDIFRRRAEWQVNRDLDRAALDAAAAHVPGERDFSSFCKTASLRENNRCDVRLCRFDWADDSAIFQIRADRFLHHMVRTLVGTLVEVGCGQREPADMIAILTARDRRAAGSMAPPHGLYLAAVGYPQQLDDPAYTDPGDDPGVER
- a CDS encoding aspartate-semialdehyde dehydrogenase is translated as MRTAILGATGLVGRAMLDLLAARAWVDEPPLLLVSERSAGKQLAFRGETLTCRDAASAELGGLSVALFSAGAAASREYAARFAAQGAWVVDNSTAFRMDDDVPLVVPEINARELPPPGRIVANPNCSTIQVVMALAPLHDAFGMKACHVTTLQSVSGAGGRARSALEEQLRLCLPRLHGASGPSREEDVTGGIFPRQIAFNAVPEIGAPVADGSFAEEEKVVREMRKILGRPELAVTCLATRVPVWNGHSASIRAVFERPVDRDAALAALRAMPGLQVADSPHGYRTALGASGEDDVFVGRVRTEPGRDDVLLLWVVADNLRKGAALNAVQIAERLVAAGGAGR